GATTTAATTTTACCGGGATTAGGTGTCATAATAACAATCCTGTCCGCAAGAAAAACAGCTTCTTCAATATCATGAGTAACAAAAATAATAGTCTTTTTCTGTTGTTCCCAGATATTTGAGATTTCATCCTGCATTTTAAGCCTTGTTAATGCATCCAAGGCACCGAAAGGCTCATCCATAAAAATAATTTCAGGATCAACAGCCAAAGCACGGGCTATCGCAACACGCTGCTGCATACCGCCTGACAGCTGTGAGGGATGGCTTTTGCTGAATTTTGAAAGTCCCACTAAATCAATGTATTTACTGGCTATATCGTGTCTTTCTTTTTTTGAGAGTTTTTTACTTTCCAAACCCAACTCAACATTTTTTTGCACTGTCCTCCAAGGCAGAAGACCATAGTTCTGAAAAATGGTTACATTGCTGATGCAAGGCTCCAAGACCTGTTTACCGTCTATTTGTATACTGCCGCTACTAACCTTTTCAAAGCCTGCAACGGAATTCAGAAGTGTAGTCTTACCGCAGCCGCTTGGGCCAAGCAGGCATAAAAACTCACCTTTTTCAATTTGCAAGGAAACGTGGTCCAAGGCTTTGAAGGTTGAATTATTTTGCAAATATTCCTTTGAAACATCCTTAATATCAATGAACATTGTTACCTCCAATAACTCCCCATCTTTTCAAGAGTTGTTTCTCTGCGAGACCAATCAAACTGTCCAGAATAAGTCCTATAAGACCGATAGATAATATTCCTGCTAGTAATAAATCTGCTCTTAGATTGTTTCTTGCATCAATAATCATAAAGCCTAATCCTGTCTGAGCTCCAACCATTTCGCCCGCCACCAGAAACACCCACGCTGTACCCAAAGCTATATGTAGCCCTGAAGCAATGACAGGAAAAGCGGAAGGTAGAATTATTTTTGTTAATAGATGAGGTTGTCTGATACCAAAATTCTTTGCAACCTTAATATAGATTTGGTCAACCTTTCCTACAGCGTTTATGGTAGTTAAAAGTATAGGAAAGAATGCTGCAATGAAAATTATAACAATGGCGGGAAGGTCTCCTATTCCAAAAAGAAGTACAATAAAAGGAAACCATGCTATTGGTGAAATAGGCCTTACCAATTGTACTACAGGATTTACAAAGCTCCATGCATTTCTAAACCAACCCAGAACAAGACCCAATGTAATTCCTGTAAGGGCAGCCAGAAGATACCCTACAAAAAATCTGTACATACTGGCTTTAACCCCCGTAAAGAGGGTTCCGTCTAGAATAAGCTCCCAAAATCCCTTTCCCACGTCTAGGGGAGAGGGAAGTAGAGCTTGATTCCAGTGTCCAAACCACACGACTACCTGCCAAAAAATCAATAATAATGCGAATGATGCTATAATATGAATCAGTTTCTTCATGAATTATTCTCCATTCTATTTTCCTGAAAGGCTCGAATCTACAAAATCATCATAAGCCGGAGGATTTGAAGATATCCCGAATTCCTTGATTTTAGAAGTAAGACTGTCATATGCTTCTCTGGTAATCTCAAGGTCATTGTAAGAAATCCATTTCATTGATAAATCCAGAACTTTGTCGTCAAGATTAAGATATTTCTTTGCAATAGCATTTGCCTCATCTTTGTGAGAACCAACGTATTCGCCTGCTTCTCTATAACCGGAAACAACCTCTTTTGCCGCATCCTTGTTGCTGCTAATAAATTTGTCGGACAAAACAAGAGAGCAGCATATGGAATCCTTCCATAGTTCATTGGATTCAAATAGTACTTTTCCTGTGCTTAAAGCCACTGACTTTGCACCAAATGGCTCGGCAACACTATATCCGGCTATTTGACCTTGCGCAAGAGCTGCTGGCATCTCAGGGGGAGGAAGTTCAACTATGTTTACATCCTTGTAGGAAAGTCCCGCATTTTTGAGCATTTGTCCTAAAAGGATGTTATGAGAGGACTGCCTGTGGGGAATTGCAAATTTCTTTCCTTTTAAATCGGACACATTATTAATTTTATTGGATACAACAACAACATTACCATCCTTATGTCCAAGTGCTACCGCCTTAACTCCGATACCCTGTTCCTTTGCTTTCATGGCAAGCTCTATAAGCACTGAAGCACCGTCGACATGGCCTGTGTTTAAGGCATCCATCAATTCCGGCCATGATCCGTACTTGACCAGTTCAATTTTATATTTTTGACCTGACTTATCCTGCAATTCATTCTCCACAAACACAGGCAGAGCATGTGTTAACGGAAGGTAAGCAATTTTTACGGTTTTTGCGTCTGAAGAACTTGATTCTTTTACATCTGCAGATTTTCCACAGGCGGCAGTACCTAAAATTAGTCCAAAAACCAAAGCCGCTGCGATAAACTTTTTTAAATTCATAGTTATCCTCCATAAAATCATTTTAATCCCATCCCAGAGCTTTTCTCTGCTCCTTGAGGTTATTGACAATCTCCTTTGCCAATTCAGTGTGATTAACATTAACAATCATTTTTGAACCCAGAATATCCTTGGTTCCATTATTCATAAATTCTGTAACATTATCTGAGCCTTGAGTCGGTGCATATACACAGTGGTAAGAATCAATACCCAGCAATCTGAAACTAAGGGCCGCACAGATTCCTTTTTCGTTAGACCATTCCGGACTGGCAAAAGCATAAGGCATATCTTTGATGTGAATATCCGAAGCCTCAGCCACAGCCTTAAAAAGTGCGGATGCTCTTGCATTATCCAAACATTCGCCCATGTGCCATACAGGGGGAAGCTCCTTCAAAAAACCTTTTAAGTTATCGCCTGTACGTTCCAAAGCAGCTGTAGAGCAGTATCCAAGCTTCATCAGCGGAAAAGAGGCACACCCGTTGGTCAGAACCAGAACATTATTCTCTAAAAGAATGTCTGTAAGCTCAACAATGGCTTTTTCATAAACAATACGTGGGTTGTTGCAGCCAACCAGGTTAACAATTCCAAGAATTTCTCCGCTTTTCAGTGCTTCTGCAATAGGCCTGACGCTTCCGAAATGCTTGTTAATATATTCAACAGAAAAACCTACTTCAGCTTCAATCTCATAAGGCGGAATATAAACCGGAACTTCTCTTCTCTGTGTAAAGCTCTCAATAGCCCTGTTTAGAATCTTCGTTGCAAGCTCAGCAGTCTGATCCAAATTGGAATGATGGTGGTCAAATCCGTAATGCTCGGCACCGGGCAGTCTGGCAGAATCATTTGTGGTAACCACAGTTGTTTTAAAACAGCTTGCAACCTCCATAATGGAAGGAAAAACATCCTGAACATCAGCTACCCATAAATCCAAAGCACCTGTTCCCAGAACAAGTTCAGCTCCTATAGCATTAGAAAGGGGTATAACTCCGCCATATCTGTACATTGCGGAAAGTCCGGAACAACAAATACCATAAAACTTTATTCCTAAAGCTCCGTTTTGCCTTGCCAATTCCTGAAATTCATCTGAATTACCAAGCTTCACGATTTCGCTTACCAAAACCGGAGAGTGGCCATGAATTCCTATGTTAACATAACCTTTTTCCAAAGCACCTATATTAACCTTTGAAGTACTTCTTACAGGCAGTCCGAACAGACTGTCCATAGCAATAGATGACCCAAGAACACAGGACCATGCAAAGGCTACACCAGTACGCAGCATTTGCTTCATAATATTATTCCAATCACTGTCGTTTCCCGTACCTGTTCTATTAAGACTTTCAAAAACTTCGTGGTAAGGACTGATAGGAAGAATATCAAGATCACTCCATACTTTAATTCGTTCTTTCGAAGCAAACGCATTAAGAGTATGGTGGGGGCCGGGAATAGTTCTGGACAAATCCTCCAAAAGAATATCAGCAATTAGCCCTGCAAGTTCCTTAATGCTTTTATTTTCAGTGTCAAGACCGAAAGCCTTGGCTGTGGCTAATATTTTACTATCTCCCTCAATAGGAATATTGATTAAACCCTCAGAGGCGTACTTCAAAGCCAGCATACTTTCGCGTCCTCTTGCACCATGTTCTGCGGCACCGGCAGCGACGCTCCTTAGAATATTTCTGGCTACAATTACGTCGGCATCAGCACCACAAACCCCTTTTGGACTTTTTTGGGTAATTTTACACGGCCCCATGTTGCATATTCTGCAGCAAACTCCTGCAAGACCAAAGCTGCACTGGGGCTTCTGAGCATCAAATCTGTCAAAAACAGTCTCGCACCCTTTTTCTTCCATATGTAAAAGCATAGCTTTAACGGCAGGGTCGGGTGTTTGTTCAAGAACGTCCTTCTTAGAAGCAAAACTTTTTCTATATTCAGCTACGGCAGTTGCATAATCATTACAGCCGGAATCATTATGGTGATGATTTTCTGAATGATCAAATTTTGCGTGATGATATCTAAAATCCATTAGTATCGCTCTCCCCTTAAATAATTCATAGAATTCCGGTAAAAATAGTATGAAATGATTATAATAAGCAAATAATAAAAAGTCAATATAATTTTATATAATTCATATATAAATACTATGTAATTAAAAAGAATTTTGTGAACACATTTGTACGAGTAGTACTGTCATATAGTTAAACAGCGAGTAAATCAGGGAGTTCAAAGATGGGGAAGCACAAAAAAGAATATGAAATTATTATTTTTACTCCTGAGACTAATGAACAAGAAATGTATCTTAAAAATGAAATAGGAAGAGCATATGGTGAATTTATAATAAAACATCTGATTAATTTGGGAATTCCTGATAAACAAATGTCTTGTATATTCAGAAAAATAATAAAAGAAATCAGGTGATTTTATTTATGAGGGCTGCTATCTATTCAAGAAAAAGCAGGTTTACCGGGAGAGGAGAGAGTATAGAAAATCAGATTCAAATGTGCAAAGAGTATGCCATAAACAATATTGGACTATCGGAAAACGAATTTTTAATTTTTGAAGACGAGGGGTTTTCAGGAGGGAATACAAACAGGCCGGAGTTCAAGCAAATGATGCGGGAAGCACGGAGTAAAAAAATTGATATAGTAATTTGCTACAGGCTTGATCGTATAAGCAGAAACGTATCTGATTTTTCTCAGTTAATAAATGAACTTGAAAAATATAACGTAAGCTTTATTTCTGTTAAGGAACAGTTTGATACAACAAAGCCAATGGGGAGGGCCATGATGTATATAGCATCTGTATTTTCCCAGTTGGAAAGAGAGACCATTGCAGAAAGAATCAGAGATAACATGCTGCAGCTTGCAAAAACCGGAAGGTGGCTTGGAGGTGTTACCCCCACAGGCTATAAATCTGAAATGTTGGATAAAAAGGATTCGTCCTTGAAACAGACCAGAATTTTCAGGCTTAAAATTTTACCTGAGGAAGCCGAGCTTGTAAAAGATATTTACGATAAATTTATTATTTTCAAATCAATAACCAAGGTAGAAAAAAACCTTCTTGAAAACAGACTTACAACCAAAAACGGGGTGGATTTTTCAAGGTTTTCCCTTCGATTTTTACTTACAAATCCTGTATATGCAATTGCTGACGAGGCTTTATACCACTATCTATCTGGGAAAGGGTATGAGGTATATTCGGATATAAAGGAATTCAATGGTGTTAATGGCCTTATGGCCTACAACAAAACAAGGCAGGGCAAGAACACATTAGGGGAAAAGTACAGGGATCCAAAGGATTGGGTAATAGCGGTAGGAATGCATCC
This region of Clostridium sp. BNL1100 genomic DNA includes:
- a CDS encoding ABC transporter permease; protein product: MKKLIHIIASFALLLIFWQVVVWFGHWNQALLPSPLDVGKGFWELILDGTLFTGVKASMYRFFVGYLLAALTGITLGLVLGWFRNAWSFVNPVVQLVRPISPIAWFPFIVLLFGIGDLPAIVIIFIAAFFPILLTTINAVGKVDQIYIKVAKNFGIRQPHLLTKIILPSAFPVIASGLHIALGTAWVFLVAGEMVGAQTGLGFMIIDARNNLRADLLLAGILSIGLIGLILDSLIGLAEKQLLKRWGVIGGNNVH
- a CDS encoding recombinase family protein; amino-acid sequence: MRAAIYSRKSRFTGRGESIENQIQMCKEYAINNIGLSENEFLIFEDEGFSGGNTNRPEFKQMMREARSKKIDIVICYRLDRISRNVSDFSQLINELEKYNVSFISVKEQFDTTKPMGRAMMYIASVFSQLERETIAERIRDNMLQLAKTGRWLGGVTPTGYKSEMLDKKDSSLKQTRIFRLKILPEEAELVKDIYDKFIIFKSITKVEKNLLENRLTTKNGVDFSRFSLRFLLTNPVYAIADEALYHYLSGKGYEVYSDIKEFNGVNGLMAYNKTRQGKNTLGEKYRDPKDWVIAVGMHPGIIPSGKWIEVQKLLQRNKTKAYRNVKNTNALLSGILKCENCGSFMRPKTMSRVDSEGKRVYYYICELKEKSNKTRCDTPNINGNLLDSLILERLISLIKDYYPAVNPGLLLTLHDSTQTAQNPEIKLIKGKLMAAETEMKNLIRLASKQADEKVQSLILKRMENISKDINIYTNRIKQLDGLPEKKDIEEADEEKIIQILSNPGYCIMNLMDIKQKREILKSLIEFIAWDCTQVKVWLNSRKMLPECKDCK
- a CDS encoding ABC transporter substrate-binding protein, with protein sequence MNLKKFIAAALVFGLILGTAACGKSADVKESSSSDAKTVKIAYLPLTHALPVFVENELQDKSGQKYKIELVKYGSWPELMDALNTGHVDGASVLIELAMKAKEQGIGVKAVALGHKDGNVVVVSNKINNVSDLKGKKFAIPHRQSSHNILLGQMLKNAGLSYKDVNIVELPPPEMPAALAQGQIAGYSVAEPFGAKSVALSTGKVLFESNELWKDSICCSLVLSDKFISSNKDAAKEVVSGYREAGEYVGSHKDEANAIAKKYLNLDDKVLDLSMKWISYNDLEITREAYDSLTSKIKEFGISSNPPAYDDFVDSSLSGK
- the cooS gene encoding anaerobic carbon-monoxide dehydrogenase catalytic subunit, yielding MDFRYHHAKFDHSENHHHNDSGCNDYATAVAEYRKSFASKKDVLEQTPDPAVKAMLLHMEEKGCETVFDRFDAQKPQCSFGLAGVCCRICNMGPCKITQKSPKGVCGADADVIVARNILRSVAAGAAEHGARGRESMLALKYASEGLINIPIEGDSKILATAKAFGLDTENKSIKELAGLIADILLEDLSRTIPGPHHTLNAFASKERIKVWSDLDILPISPYHEVFESLNRTGTGNDSDWNNIMKQMLRTGVAFAWSCVLGSSIAMDSLFGLPVRSTSKVNIGALEKGYVNIGIHGHSPVLVSEIVKLGNSDEFQELARQNGALGIKFYGICCSGLSAMYRYGGVIPLSNAIGAELVLGTGALDLWVADVQDVFPSIMEVASCFKTTVVTTNDSARLPGAEHYGFDHHHSNLDQTAELATKILNRAIESFTQRREVPVYIPPYEIEAEVGFSVEYINKHFGSVRPIAEALKSGEILGIVNLVGCNNPRIVYEKAIVELTDILLENNVLVLTNGCASFPLMKLGYCSTAALERTGDNLKGFLKELPPVWHMGECLDNARASALFKAVAEASDIHIKDMPYAFASPEWSNEKGICAALSFRLLGIDSYHCVYAPTQGSDNVTEFMNNGTKDILGSKMIVNVNHTELAKEIVNNLKEQRKALGWD
- a CDS encoding ABC transporter ATP-binding protein — its product is MFIDIKDVSKEYLQNNSTFKALDHVSLQIEKGEFLCLLGPSGCGKTTLLNSVAGFEKVSSGSIQIDGKQVLEPCISNVTIFQNYGLLPWRTVQKNVELGLESKKLSKKERHDIASKYIDLVGLSKFSKSHPSQLSGGMQQRVAIARALAVDPEIIFMDEPFGALDALTRLKMQDEISNIWEQQKKTIIFVTHDIEEAVFLADRIVIMTPNPGKIKSIISVPLARKRDRTSHDFLKIRDRVFSEFNMKNPDKTEYYI